The nucleotide sequence CAGGGGGCCGGTCGGACGGTCTCCGGTCAGGATGCGGGGTTTGTTCATAGGGAAGCCTCCAGAGGGAAAAGAAAACGCGCCCAGATCACTCCGGGCGCGGCCTGCACAGGGTCAGGGAAAGTCACCCGGCTAACAACCGGGCCACCACCAGCCAAAGCGCAGGCTCATGGGGAACATGCTAGCAGGCTAGACCCCCGCCTCCCAGTCCAGGATCACCTTGCCGCTTTGCCCGCTGAGCATCGCATCAAAGCCCTTCTGGTAGTCGTCGATGGAAAAGCGGTGCGTCAGCACGGGCGTGAGGTCCAGGCCCGACTGGATCAGGGCCGTCATCTTGTACCAGGTTTCAAACATCTCGCGGCCATAGATGCCCTTGAGGGTCAGGCCCTTGAAGATCACGTCGTTCCAGTCGATGTCCACCTGCCCGGAGGGGATGCCCAGGATGGCGATCTTGCCGCCGTTGTTCATCACGCGGACCATCTGCGCGAAGGCGGCCCCCGACCCGCTCATCTCCATGCCCACATCGAAGCCCTCCGTCATCCCGAGTTCGCGCCGCGCGACCTCCCACAGGTCCTCACGGGCGACATTGACGGCGCGAGTCGCCCCCATCCGGCGGGCCAGCTCCAGGCGGTAGTCATTGATGTCAGTGACGACCACGTTGCGCGCGCCCACGTGCCGGGCGACAGCGGCGGCCATCACGCCGATAGGCCCCGCGCCGGTGATCAGCACGTCCTCGCCTACCAGATCGAAGCTGAGGGCGGTGTGCACCGCGTTGCCGAAGGGGTCGAAAATGGCGGCGATCTCGTCGGGGATGTCGCCCGGGATCTTAAAGGCATTCAAGGCGGGCAGCACGAGGTATTCCGCGAAGGAACCCGGCCGGTTCACGCCCACCCCCAGCGTGTTGCGGCAGAGGTGGCGCCGCCCCGCCCGGCAGTTGCGGCAGTGACCACAGGTGATGTGACCCTCGCCGCTCACCCGGTCCCCGAGGCTGAAGCCGCGCACCTCGCTGCCCATCCCAGCCACCACGCCGACGTACTCATGCCCGACCACCATCGGAACGGGAATTGTCTTTTGCGCCCACTCGTCCCACCGGTAGATATGGACGTCGGTGCCGCAGATGGAACTGTTCTTCACGCGAATCAGCAGGTCGTTGGGCCCGGGCGTGGGCACTTCCGTTTCGATCATCCACAGGCCCGGGCGGGCTTCCTGCTTGCTGAGGGCCTTCATGGTGGCGGGCGGAGTTGGGACAGCGGTCATGACAGTTCCTTTCGGAAAGAGAGGCAGAAAGCGGGTTGTGGAGGCTGCGCCGCGGCCAGCAGCGGCCAGCGCAGCAGGACGTCTTACCATAGCGCCCGGGCAGGTCACCGACCAGGCCGCGCTGCACAGA is from Deinococcus sp. YIM 77859 and encodes:
- the tdh gene encoding L-threonine 3-dehydrogenase, with product MKALSKQEARPGLWMIETEVPTPGPNDLLIRVKNSSICGTDVHIYRWDEWAQKTIPVPMVVGHEYVGVVAGMGSEVRGFSLGDRVSGEGHITCGHCRNCRAGRRHLCRNTLGVGVNRPGSFAEYLVLPALNAFKIPGDIPDEIAAIFDPFGNAVHTALSFDLVGEDVLITGAGPIGVMAAAVARHVGARNVVVTDINDYRLELARRMGATRAVNVAREDLWEVARRELGMTEGFDVGMEMSGSGAAFAQMVRVMNNGGKIAILGIPSGQVDIDWNDVIFKGLTLKGIYGREMFETWYKMTALIQSGLDLTPVLTHRFSIDDYQKGFDAMLSGQSGKVILDWEAGV